In the Hyla sarda isolate aHylSar1 chromosome 9, aHylSar1.hap1, whole genome shotgun sequence genome, AAGAAGTCTGGGAAGCTGAGATCTATGGTGCTCTTTGAGAAGGTATTCCCACTGATGTGCACCCTAAATCTCAACATACTGGTCCTGGTGAGTACAACTCAATGAAGATGGAGGCATTGGCAGAAGTCTTACATAATCTTTGGGGTTCTGAACAGTGTTTAATGAAAGGTATATGAAGTACTGTTTATTAGACTGGTCCTATAGTAAGATATGTTCTTCTTCTTAGTACCTTGTGATGGATTATTATGTGGGAGGTGACCTTCTATCTCTGCTCAGTAAGTTCCCAGAGGGTTTTCCTCCACAAATGGCAATCTTCTACTTGGCGGAGATGGTCATGGCTGTTAATTCCGTCCACTCTCTGGGCTATATACATAGGTGAGAAATGTGCAAATTATTTCAGACTTTTACTATAACTCCTTTACCTAGAAATCATTATTATTAATCCCTatgttctttctttcttttcagaGATATAAAGCCAGACAACATGCTGTTAAACCGGTCTGGTCATATCCATCTTGGAGATTTCGGTTCTTGTTTGAAACTACGTCCAGATGGCACGGTATGTTCAATCTAGACCACACTACTGGTGGCCATTAATAGTTCACAATAATATACCAGATTGTACTGAAGACTTTTGACTTTTCTTGAAGGTGTCCTGCTCTATTGCTGTGGGAACTCCTGACTACCTATCTCCAGAAATTCTTCATGCCCTTGAAGATGATACAGTATCCTATGGTGTTGAATGTGATTGGTGGTCTATAGGGGCCTGTGCCTACGAGATGTTCTTCGGACACCCTCCCTTTTATGCTGAATCCGTTGTGGAGACATATGGAAAGATTCTTCATTATAAAGTGAGTAAACTTTGTGCATTTTCAATAACtactaaagggattgtccagtttATAAAACTTATTTTGATACACTCTACAAGGTTTTTATTTAGATATTACAGGGGACCTCCATGTTCGGGCTCTGGAGGACATGCTGTTCCCTGCATTACCTAGACAAACAACTGATTTGAATGGCTACTGTGTAATATCTAATATTCCTTGAGGTGGCGCTGTAGAGAAAGCAAGCATTTACTGCCAGGTTTCCCCCAGATTACAGCTGTAAGGAGCGGAAGCTCTCTGTGATCTGCTTCTTGTCAAAGATTCTTCTAACAAGTAGGGatgtaaaggggttttccaggaatattatatatatatatatatatatatatatatatatagctgggggtagtttaaaaataataaagaattaaaggagatgtccaggattaaaaaaacttagcccctatactaaagataggggatgagtttcagaaCGCTGgcgggtccgaccactgggaccccccgcaatctcccgtacgAAGCcctggctctctggccagatagcgcgtgttgaccactgcacgaagcggtggccgacatgccccctcaatacagcgctatggcagagccggagattaccAAGGGCAGCactcctgctctgccatagagctgtattgagggggcatgtcagccgccgctttgtgcggtggtccacATGcctccttcccgcgggctgtcgggggccccgtacgggagatcacaggggggtccaggataggggataatttttcaATTcttgatatctcctttaagactCACCTTGCATGGCTTCTCGCTGACAAGAAAAAAGTGGTAATGAGTGGGGACTAGGACACTTTAGAATGGGGAACTGGGTTGCTGATTATTAATTATATCCTCGTTTTCGCGATCAGTGGTGGTTCGATGGTTGGACCCCCCAGCGCTCTGCTTGTTATCGCCCATTCCTATGGATAATGGATAACAAGTTGAGATAGAAATACCCCTGTAATTGCTCCAGTATGAACAACTGGTTCTTTCCGTTTCCTAGGTCAATGAACAGGGATTATTTTACTACATCCATTTACTGTTCTATATCAGTTGTATCCAACCTATGGCTCTCTAACTGTGCCAAATagagctgtcaggacatgctgggaattgtagtttttcaacagaagGCGTGCCGCATGTTGGAGAATACTACACTAGAATATAACTTATATTATATAATTGTTGATATGGAAAAGATTTGTTAGTAAATGGACATGTTTAATTTACATGGTGATATGTAAAAGCCTGAAAGAAGTTTAATTTATTTGCGGAATGATAACAAATTCTAAGAACCGGAGGAATGTGTTTTCAATGTATTTCGGAGATACAGGTAGGGATTTGGTATATTATGTCTATGAAGTAGAAAATACAGAAATGTGTCTAGGAAATGCCTGAATGAAAAAGTCATCTGGACCTACGTGGACCTTGGGGTAGTAGACTCTAATGAGGTACAAACATAAAaagaaatacttaaaggggtattccaagaatcaaaaaacaggcattttttcacagcgccctccttgtctctactttgggtgtggtattacaacttggctccattcacttcaacagaactgagctgcagaaccacacacaacctggagacaaccagcaagaggtctttgaaagaaaaaaaggcctattattttgattcctggaatacccctttaaaggagttgtccatgtTTGTTAGAAGTGTTCCCTGACACAGCGATCAACTCTAAACTGTATAGGTACTTGGAAGCAAGTCTTGAATTTCTCCACAGTGCCTCCACAGGGCAAATGGTGTTTCACAATGTTACCATTAACAACAATGGATTGTTTATTTAATGCATGGACATGCTGAGTCCTTCAGAGCAATAGACTTTTGTGGCTAATTTCTTCTCGGGCTAATATATAAGTGTgggtgtaatgtctgtttatttgtttttgtatttttctgtttaggtgtgtattttcACACTAGGATGgtcagagcagttttctattctccctggatagggaatggttaatgctctgaacgattGAGAACTcaggtgtgtctattttaagccagacttctcctgcattcggtgctggttattgagtgcaatactatgatgtctgttagtGTAATATTctttgtctgtttgtgcaataataCTATTATGTCTGCTTGATCATTTACCTTGTATCTATCTTGTTATTTGATTTTTTAGCCATGATTAATTAGTCTTGTTTAGTAGATTTTAGTCTTTGTTTCAttagtcggtttttaggattgtaTTTCCGTTCATCTAGTCGCTGTTCACACTGAGTTTTATTGTATCCGTTTTATGAGttttttgtaacaagacatccctgttaccttttaatgggactctggggaattgagatttagtacaagatatctccaTGATCCATGGTGGAGATTGAGTTCTAGTATCAAGATATTCCCGTGTTTTCTGGAGgattgagtttttattcctgtttgtccctggagtctatgctgactcatccgtttcccagtcttgtgttctggacctaatctgtttgttagttatctgtttccagtgtgaacagtcttctatatttatatcctgtttggttgatctgatctttgtcctttgtacttgtatctgtttgtgaacagtgtcctatgttcctgatcagtttgcctgtttatattctgccctgttagtatttgtatcctgtctggtatatctggtatattatttgtttttacgacactgcactttagcgcaggcagGGACAGGGTCCAAGTTGTCAATCCATTGCTTAGGATGGATGAGTCAAGTAGACacggagagtgtttttagggtcattTTAGGGTTCACTCTCCCTGtaccccagtcggtcatgacagagGGACTCCAATCTACTAAATCAAAGTGTCCTAAGAGGGTATTTGAAAATGggttaaatgtacgtcctggtgagccggTACTTAAcgctccaggacgtacatttacgtcctaagcataaccgcgagcatcggagcgatgctcgcatcatgcgcggcaggtcccggctgctgatcccgcgaatgtccgccattaacccctcagatgccgtgatcaatacagatcacggcatctgcagcatcgcggtcactaaaatggatgatcagattgcccgcagcgatccgatcatccaacacggcagacggaggtcccctcacctgcctccgctgccttcccggcatcttctgctctgatctaccttcccgcagaccagagcagaagatgaccgataaccctgatcagtgctatgtcctaaacatagcactgaacagtattagcaatcgaatgattgctataaatagtctcctatggggactattaaagtgtaaaaatttaagtaaaaaaagtaaaaaaattaagtaaaaaaaatttgaaaaacccccttccctaataaaaacgtaaattgtctaattttccctatttcacccccaaaaagtgttaaaaaaatattttatatacatatttggtattgccgcgtgcttaaatatctgaactattaaaataaaatgttaatgataccgtacggtgaacagtgtgaacgtgtaaaaaaaaaagtccaaaatagctgccttttttttaataacattttattccaaaaaaattaataaaaatgggttaaaagttttatataagcaaatatggtttcaataaaaagtacagataacggcgcaaaaatgagccctcataccgccgcttatacggaaaaatgaaaaagttataggtcttcaaaatagaaggattttaaacgtactaatttggttaaaaagcttgcgattttttttaagcgcaacagtaatagaaaagtatgttataatggatatcattttaattgtattgacccagagaataaaaaacacatgtaatttttaccgtaaattgtacggcgtgaaaacgaaaccatcaaaaattagcaaaattgcgattttctttttaatttccccacacaaatagtatttttttggttgcgccatacattttatggtaaaagaagtgatggcattacaatggacaactggtcgcacaaaaaacaagccctcatactagtctgtggatgaaaatataaaagagttatgattttttgaagacgaggaggaaaaaacgaaaacgtaaaataaaattgtctgagtccttaaggggttaaagggaaactgtcacgtTAAAAATAACCTCCATTTAGCCGGCTCCGTTTTATAGAGCATGAGTAGACTAATATattgttttatgggaaaagatataggataacttgtcatttattgatCTAAATCTATTCTCATTCTAGGCTCATGagtgggcggtcctaatcagtgattgacaaGTATCTCCTAAACAGAGGAGTCTGTCAATCTCTGATTAGGAccgcccaaaaactcccaagccCAGAATGAAAAGGGATTTAGATCAACAGGATACAAGTTACACAGAATCTTTACAGAATGCTTTACTACTTCTGTTCTATAACATAATTCATTTTTAATGTGACATTTATAAAATATCAGGCCAAAGAGCAGGCCCAGTTGACTCTTTCATTTCCTTTACAGGAGCACTTTAACTTTCCCTCCTCAGTGGCAGACCTATCACCAGAGGCCTTAGACTTCATCTCATCCCTACTTTGTGATCGTGAATCTCGCTTGGGCATTGGTGGACTTCAGGATTTTACAAGCCATCCCCTCTTTGCCGATATTGACTGGGAAAGATTACGGGAAAGCATGCCACCTTTTACCCCTGAGTCAGTGGGTGCCACAGACACTTCCAATTTTGATGTTGTAGAGGATCAGCTATCAGAAATGATCAGTGGGGGAGGAGTAAGTATCTTTATGTTTTATTGTATTACATAatttttatttcttcttattGGGCAAGCTTTGCATTGAACCAagcaacacacaaaaaaacaacaaaaaaaaacaatgcacatTGCTACCCTATTAAAAGTCTATGGTACTGACAGAGATAGCGAAGTACAATACCCCGCTAGCTCGGTCGGTCAGGACCAGGACAAGGTATTTTGGTGCCATAGGCAGATCAGACAATTAGAACCTTACCGAAAATACATGCAGAGGTCCTGTGCTGCTTCCAGCATCCTCTACACTGGAGGCCCAAGACCACCTGCGGGTAAGCTTTCACCTGCAAGCACATCCTAAGGATACTTTTGCAATTGGAAGCGGTGCTTACTAGCCAGAAAATTAAGGCAAGTGCCCTAGATTCCTGGTCCTAGTGATCGCCAGCAATTGCTTTACTTCCTGGTGCTGCAGACGGCACGACACATTGCCACTTAGCCAATCGCTGGCTGAGGCAGAACaatgctgcagccagtgattggctaaaagTGTGTTGTGCCACCTCCAGCTCTGGGAAGTGCAGTTCAACAGAGACTGGGTGCCCTGATAAGAAAGGCTGGCCTGGGCAcatttatataaaaatgtttttgctggactactcctttaatataagaGCGCAGCTTGTTCTTGATTGATCCTCATCATATATCCAGAGAGGAGCATGACTGCAAACAGAATTTCTTTCCCTCTCTGGAGGACTCAGAGCATCCATGTATTGAAGAAATAGACAATTGAATTTAATGAGAACTATGTAATACTTTATTTATCCTGTGGGGATGCTGTAGGGCTATTGAGCACCTGCTGTCAGATTATGCAATAAAGAACAAGGAAATGaaatgcccttaaaggggtactcagcccctagacatcttatccccatccaaaggatattgataagatgtctgatcgcgggtgtcctgtatctggagacccccaggaacttccctgctgcacccggcgttcgtttagagcatcaggtgcagcgccggaggctcgtgacgtcgcggtcgtgccccactcatgatgtcacggccatgccccccaatgcaagtctttgggagcggcgtgaccgtgacgtcacaagcctccgccatgcatcgccagtcatcctagcaccggatgtctggggtgccacagctgagattgcaggggtccccagcagcgggacccctgcgatgagacatcttatcccctatcctttggataagggataaaatgtctaggcgctgaatacccctttaaagtttactaTGCTCTCTATCTAGGAAACCCTATCAGATGTTGGGGACAGCTCTCCTCTTGGAGTTAACCTACCTTTTGTTGGCTACTCATATACATTCAGGTAAGATCAGTGAGAACTTATTAAACTGTGAATGTTGCCTTGTAAAATGAAATATTTGTTACATATGGTGCTCATGTGTCTTTCCTAGGGAGGACGGCAGGGATCATGTTTGGGGAAACTTGAGAAATTCTTGTGCATGTAAAATAAGATCACATCCAGAccggcaaaaaatgagccatgggGAGAACTTGGTGAGTAATCTTGCCCCCTACAGTTTATGAATTCCATGTTTATACATTGCATGTGAGGCTTCAGAAGAAGAGGGTACAATCCACATGCTTTGATAAAAAGAGAAGTAAAATGGTAAATGATGAGTATAACATTCTTGTCTTCGATGTTATATTATACTGAGGTATAGTAATGGAACAAATACCTCATACCCCCAGGAATCACATTTGGATCCTTCGTTGTTGTCTGAGCtgcgcaatgctctgcagagtgaGGTGGAAGCCAGAGAGGCTCTGTCTTCTGAGATAAGCCTACTTCAAGCCGCCAACCAGAGCCTGGCCAGGTGAGGGACATCTATCAAAAGACGATCTATTCAGAAACAAACATGTAGCTATAAGGCACAGAGAAGTAGGGGTTGTCTGGCTCTTCACTCCGGATATATATAATTTCTATTTGTACGGATGCATCAGTGGATGTTGGCACATAAGTCCAGGCGTGGAGGTGCAGATCTAAGTGGAGTTCATATAACGTAATCAATGTGAGAATAAAGTACAGAAGATCGCACTCACCACTAATGTGTTCAGCAGGTATTGGTAACTCAGATGCGGGGGCACCTCCATGGGACGGTGTCAAGCACACTTCGTCTAGCCAAGAGTGTGGAGGCGGAGAATATCAACATGCAACTACAGGTGCTGCAATCAGCACAGTCCACACCTTTGTGATTTGGGAAAAAGGTAAGAAATAACAACATAGCATAAACAATACAAAATGTTATAATAATGAACGATAGTCATTCCTGTCGTTAAGTCCAAGTGGTCCCAGCGCTTCTAATTTAGTAATCCATCTTGCCTTGCGTTGTAGTAAGCTAGAGCATCTAGCTAGAGCCCCCGTTGCAAGGTGGGTTAACCACTTGGAGTCCGGAAAACTTTATGCTCTCGTAATCGCTATTGTGTTTCTCTTGTAGATGAGCGATCAAGCGAGGAGCACCATGTCCTGAATGGACCGAGTAAAAATGTTCTCGTACTCTAGTGAAAAGCTTCCTAATAGTTTTGCCTACATAATAAAAACCGCAAGGGCATTTTAGGGCATATACTACAAATGATAATCGTCAAGTGATCATTTGATTCACTACATGGGTGTATCCGCCTAATTTTACAGTGCGACTTTTTATATTGTGCGTGCAGAAACTACAGTAaaccttttctttttacattgatTCTGAACATTAGTTACTAAACGGCTtctcatttcttttttaaatgtgaaCAGGGTATGACGGGGATACTACTGGCTCTTTGAAACGCCTGCTCAATAGTGTGTTCCGGGTAATTCTGTTCTCGTAACCTGGATTTTAGTTCTTCTGCCTGTGCAATGTATGTGTCATTGCAGCTATTAATTCTTTTTAATctaaggaattgggaatacggtacacttttttttaacatgatacGGATTAGAGCTGTTATATCCCAATAGAGTATTACGGGCTATACTTTTTCTAAACCCCTTGGTATGAATTAAGCCATCTCTTATACTAATGGAAATGTCTAAAAACTCAAGTGACTTGTCACCGATTACATGTGTAAACAAAATGTTTATGTTGTTGAAGTTTAAGTAGTTGACAAATTGTTCAAGCAAATCTTTATTCCCTTCCCAGACAACCAgcatgtcatctatgtatctcataaatAGTTTAATGTGGCTTATAAAGGGATTCGTCTCAGAGAAAAAAGAATTTCTTTCAGAAATAGATAAAAAAAGATTAGCGTACGTACAGGAGACCGGGGTGCCCATGGCAGTGCCGGTCTCCTTCCCGTACCAATCCCCTTCAAAATGGAATTCATTATGTGTCAGGACGAATCTTAAGGAATCACAAAGGAGACAAAATCGTCCGATCTTCCAGCTTCCACAAGGAGCTCATGGATGGCCTGTATAGGCTCTCGACATTGATAGATACGAGATGGTTATCATCGCCCCAAGTAAACTCTTCGCATTAAAGATCGGACGTGTCCCTAACATAGGTGAGTAAGGATTTTAATAATGGTTTTGTGAGCCATTCAAGATATTGCGACTTTTTTATTTTGGGAAGAAATTACCATTTAGAATATTTGGGATGTTTAATGATTAGCTGTTCAGCTGTTTTAGTAGAGAGGACACCTTTCTCTGTCTGAGATCTCAGAAAAGACCGAAGTTTAGTGACAGTGTTTTGTGTAGGATTCGCTGACAACTGGGTGTATACTTCTTGGTTTTGTAAATGCCTAGATGCTTGTAATAATACAATTCAGGGTATACAAAACCCCGTCACAATTTGTTGAAGATAATGCATTTATGGAAGCCTGGAATCAGGCACACAAACGATCAAGCAAGACTGTTGAATATtgtattggggaaaaaaaaacgctgtgaaTATGAAACAGTCACCATGGATTTATGCAAAACTAAACAAGAATATAAAACCAGAGTGTCCGAAGCCAATGCCAATATTTTCtataaaaaactggaaaaaaagatGGCAGCAATGCAAGCGGAAATAAACGATACCAAACACAATAAATGTATGCATGACAAGCAGGACTTTGACAACAGGATGGTCTATACCTGGAATATGAAATGCATCGCTAGAAGGAATAGAAGAACGTACTTAAAAACGTACCACCTCAGAATTCTGGACAACAGAATCTGAAACCAGTTGTTCAGATAATAATACTAGAAAATCTATGAATCAACTCAACCCCTTTTAGGAAACAGATCAGATGGGCAGGAAATAGTCAAGGAggaacagaattaaaaaaaaagaaaggaagtcACCTGGCGACAGGAGCCAAACTAAACAATGTTATAACTCTAACAGAAGTCAATCTATCTGAGGACTGTATTGCTTTACTATTTAAAGGACTGAATTTTGGACTCTGCGATTCTTTTGATTATACGCAATTCGAaatcgatttatatatatatccattcaCAAGATGAACTTGTTCAAGTTCAAAGTATAGCCGGTAATACTCTATTGGAATATAACAGCTCTCATCTgtatcatgttaaaaaaaatagtgtaCCGTATTCCCAAATCCTTagattaaaaataattaatagcTGCAATGACACATACCTCACACAGGTTACGAGAACGGAATTACCCGGAAAACACTATTGAGCAGGCGT is a window encoding:
- the DMPK gene encoding myotonin-protein kinase isoform X1, which gives rise to MDQTLLPPALLSLDALLDLMLCVCHELVTSPLVSETHIADFLHWAEPLVQNIREQRMKRSDFDIIKVIGRGAFSEVAVVRKRSNAQVYALKIMNKWDLLKRSDVACYREEREVLVNGDRRWITQLHFAFQDDNYLYLVMDYYVGGDLLSLLSKFPEGFPPQMAIFYLAEMVMAVNSVHSLGYIHRDIKPDNMLLNRSGHIHLGDFGSCLKLRPDGTVSCSIAVGTPDYLSPEILHALEDDTVSYGVECDWWSIGACAYEMFFGHPPFYAESVVETYGKILHYKEHFNFPSSVADLSPEALDFISSLLCDRESRLGIGGLQDFTSHPLFADIDWERLRESMPPFTPESVGATDTSNFDVVEDQLSEMISGGGETLSDVGDSSPLGVNLPFVGYSYTFREDGRDHVWGNLRNSCACKIRSHPDRQKMSHGENLESHLDPSLLSELRNALQSEVEAREALSSEISLLQAANQSLASRLYEADQLNSELQSKIRSLEQQLQDRAGGGEEGEEEREKHFQPRRCETCRQESEPTSRIRQLDSCIPSYCHPLVTPVHRHMLLFSRVLKPNCGWVGYLLHVSMWSLKWMVPSLL
- the DMPK gene encoding myotonin-protein kinase isoform X2 — its product is MDQTLLPPALLSLDALLDLMLCVCHELVTSPLVSETHIADFLHWAEPLVQNIREQRMKRSDFDIIKVIGRGAFSEVAVVRKRSNAQVYALKIMNKWDLLKRSDVACYREEREVLVNGDRRWITQLHFAFQDDNYLYLVMDYYVGGDLLSLLSKFPEGFPPQMAIFYLAEMVMAVNSVHSLGYIHRDIKPDNMLLNRSGHIHLGDFGSCLKLRPDGTVSCSIAVGTPDYLSPEILHALEDDTVSYGVECDWWSIGACAYEMFFGHPPFYAESVVETYGKILHYKEHFNFPSSVADLSPEALDFISSLLCDRESRLGIGGLQDFTSHPLFADIDWERLRESMPPFTPESVGATDTSNFDVVEDQLSEMISGGGETLSDVGDSSPLGVNLPFVGYSYTFREDGRDHVWGNLRNSCACKIRSHPDRQKMSHGENLESHLDPSLLSELRNALQSEVEAREALSSEISLLQAANQSLASRLYEADQLNSELQSKIRSLEQQLQDRAGGGEEGEEEREKHFQPRRCETCRQESEPTSRIRQIAVYLPIATP
- the DMPK gene encoding myotonin-protein kinase isoform X3 — protein: MKRSDFDIIKVIGRGAFSEVAVVRKRSNAQVYALKIMNKWDLLKRSDVACYREEREVLVNGDRRWITQLHFAFQDDNYLYLVMDYYVGGDLLSLLSKFPEGFPPQMAIFYLAEMVMAVNSVHSLGYIHRDIKPDNMLLNRSGHIHLGDFGSCLKLRPDGTVSCSIAVGTPDYLSPEILHALEDDTVSYGVECDWWSIGACAYEMFFGHPPFYAESVVETYGKILHYKEHFNFPSSVADLSPEALDFISSLLCDRESRLGIGGLQDFTSHPLFADIDWERLRESMPPFTPESVGATDTSNFDVVEDQLSEMISGGGETLSDVGDSSPLGVNLPFVGYSYTFREDGRDHVWGNLRNSCACKIRSHPDRQKMSHGENLESHLDPSLLSELRNALQSEVEAREALSSEISLLQAANQSLASRLYEADQLNSELQSKIRSLEQQLQDRAGGGEEGEEEREKHFQPRRCETCRQESEPTSRIRQLDSCIPSYCHPLVTPVHRHMLLFSRVLKPNCGWVGYLLHVSMWSLKWMVPSLL
- the DMPK gene encoding myotonin-protein kinase isoform X4, whose translation is MVACYREEREVLVNGDRRWITQLHFAFQDDNYLYLVMDYYVGGDLLSLLSKFPEGFPPQMAIFYLAEMVMAVNSVHSLGYIHRDIKPDNMLLNRSGHIHLGDFGSCLKLRPDGTVSCSIAVGTPDYLSPEILHALEDDTVSYGVECDWWSIGACAYEMFFGHPPFYAESVVETYGKILHYKEHFNFPSSVADLSPEALDFISSLLCDRESRLGIGGLQDFTSHPLFADIDWERLRESMPPFTPESVGATDTSNFDVVEDQLSEMISGGGETLSDVGDSSPLGVNLPFVGYSYTFREDGRDHVWGNLRNSCACKIRSHPDRQKMSHGENLESHLDPSLLSELRNALQSEVEAREALSSEISLLQAANQSLASRLYEADQLNSELQSKIRSLEQQLQDRAGGGEEGEEEREKHFQPRRCETCRQESEPTSRIRQLDSCIPSYCHPLVTPVHRHMLLFSRVLKPNCGWVGYLLHVSMWSLKWMVPSLL